One Candidatus Sulfurimonas baltica DNA segment encodes these proteins:
- the secG gene encoding preprotein translocase subunit SecG: MTTGFLLIIQIILVVVLVIAVLLQKSSSIGLGAYSGSNESVFGAKGPASFLAKTTFLIGFLFVANTITLGYMYSSAREESVVDNMVESTNVVAPSATTTPVAPATK; the protein is encoded by the coding sequence ATGACAACCGGTTTTTTACTTATTATTCAAATCATTTTAGTAGTGGTACTAGTGATTGCAGTACTACTGCAAAAAAGTTCAAGCATTGGCCTAGGTGCTTACAGTGGCTCGAATGAGTCTGTGTTTGGAGCAAAAGGTCCAGCTAGCTTTTTGGCAAAAACAACATTCCTTATTGGCTTTTTATTTGTTGCTAACACCATAACTTTAGGCTACATGTACTCATCAGCTAGAGAAGAATCTGTTGTTGACAACATGGTTGAGTCTACAAATGTAGTAGCTCCATCTGCAACTACTACACCTGTTGCACCTGCTACAAAATAA
- a CDS encoding MOSC domain-containing protein, with translation MSNKKVGEVLKLFISKSGTSQRFEKSDISLDMLGVVGDKFYNKDAQRSVLIASIESYELIRKYGIEMPFGYLGENILLDYNPYNLEIGTQFKIGEVILEISQNCTICNHLAVLDVKIPTLLKNDRGIFAQVVKAGEVKEGDEVYLV, from the coding sequence ATGTCAAACAAAAAAGTTGGAGAGGTTTTAAAGCTTTTTATATCTAAGTCTGGCACTTCACAAAGATTTGAAAAGTCTGACATCTCTTTGGACATGTTGGGCGTTGTTGGAGATAAATTTTACAATAAAGATGCGCAACGCTCTGTTTTGATTGCCTCTATTGAGAGTTATGAGCTTATTAGAAAGTACGGTATAGAGATGCCGTTTGGTTATTTGGGTGAGAATATTTTATTGGACTACAATCCATACAATTTAGAGATAGGAACACAGTTTAAAATAGGTGAGGTAATTTTAGAGATAAGTCAAAACTGCACTATATGTAACCATCTTGCTGTTTTAGATGTAAAGATACCTACACTGCTGAAGAACGATAGGGGTATATTTGCACAAGTTGTTAAAGCAGGGGAAGTAAAAGAGGGTGATGAAGTTTATCTGGTGTAG
- a CDS encoding metal ABC transporter permease, with product MLEMFEYEFMQRAFIAGIIIAILASISGTFIVLRRYSMISETLAHSALVGVAVGLVAGLNPLWIAVVFAVVSAWLIEYLRSSFELYSDAVLAILLSGSLAVAVIIVSLGGAFNNSLFSYLFGSILSVSSEDVVTIAIFGALSLGSLLFFSKELYFIAYDEEVAKTSGIKVKALNFLLVSVVAVIIALSIRVVGSLLIGALMVIPTVSALQFKEGFFKTVIISLFIAVLSVIAGMTLSFYFSLPSGATIVICVIVIFIISLAVNRK from the coding sequence ATGTTAGAGATGTTTGAATATGAATTTATGCAAAGAGCTTTTATAGCAGGTATTATTATTGCCATACTTGCTTCCATAAGTGGGACTTTTATTGTGCTTCGTCGCTACTCAATGATTAGTGAAACACTTGCTCACTCGGCTTTAGTCGGTGTTGCGGTAGGTCTTGTAGCCGGACTTAACCCTCTTTGGATTGCCGTTGTTTTTGCCGTTGTCTCCGCTTGGCTTATCGAGTATTTAAGAAGCTCTTTTGAGCTTTACTCCGATGCAGTGTTGGCTATTTTGCTCTCAGGTTCATTGGCTGTTGCAGTCATAATAGTTTCTCTAGGCGGTGCTTTTAACAACTCGCTATTTTCATACCTTTTTGGCTCTATTCTCTCTGTTAGTAGTGAAGATGTTGTGACAATAGCCATCTTTGGAGCCCTGTCTTTAGGCTCTTTATTGTTTTTTTCAAAAGAGCTTTATTTTATAGCTTATGATGAAGAGGTGGCAAAAACAAGTGGTATTAAAGTAAAAGCGCTAAATTTTTTGTTGGTAAGTGTGGTCGCTGTCATTATTGCACTATCTATAAGAGTTGTTGGAAGTCTACTTATAGGTGCTCTTATGGTAATCCCGACAGTTTCTGCTCTGCAGTTTAAAGAAGGTTTTTTTAAAACAGTGATTATCTCTCTATTTATTGCTGTACTTAGCGTTATTGCCGGAATGACTCTCTCTTTTTATTTCTCTCTCCCATCGGGTGCGACTATTGTTATATGTGTAATCGTTATTTTTATAATATCTTTGGCTGTAAACAGAAAATGA
- the soxZ gene encoding thiosulfate oxidation carrier complex protein SoxZ: MKVKAKLKKGVVEVKVLAKSPMAGKEEAKLKKINVEFITHMTAKLNGTVVWEASTGPFLSKDPYFQFSFTGAKEGDTIDIDWVNNLGKTAKASKKVK, encoded by the coding sequence ATGAAAGTAAAAGCAAAGTTAAAAAAAGGCGTAGTAGAAGTTAAAGTTTTAGCTAAAAGCCCAATGGCTGGTAAAGAAGAAGCAAAACTTAAAAAAATCAATGTAGAGTTTATCACTCACATGACTGCAAAATTAAACGGTACAGTTGTATGGGAGGCGTCTACAGGACCATTCCTATCTAAAGATCCTTATTTTCAATTTTCATTCACTGGAGCAAAAGAAGGTGATACTATTGATATTGACTGGGTTAATAATTTAGGAAAAACTGCAAAAGCAAGCAAGAAAGTTAAATAA
- a CDS encoding c-type cytochrome — MFKLNNKLIVTGVILALASTLATAGVYNGKQDALDGGMTYPRANGVETAYRYNTQAMSKLNYGRVPTAAELKAWDTDMMPDGTGFPEGSGSVEEGDLLYEKQCASCHGEFGAGGKGYPTLAGGTVASLKNQRTCPGKDAPKRTIGSYWPQVSTLIWYIRDAMPYAHPKSLTNNELYAMTAYLLAANDIKIDGETLDEEFVLDKEQLLKVVLPNRDGFYPDVNGPQGVENVRAFFKDRKNYGAVGTRCMKDCKKEAVKSIGMEITNVVPAYSTVRDLPVETSTGSKSAAEKMYDASCSLCHKTDAMGAPAVGNHDAWAAVVAQGMDTVNSHAIKGFNGMPPKGGAMDLTDEQVKDIVKFMVESSK; from the coding sequence ATGTTTAAATTAAATAATAAATTAATTGTTACTGGTGTTATCTTAGCACTAGCATCGACTCTTGCAACTGCTGGTGTTTACAATGGAAAACAAGATGCTTTAGATGGTGGTATGACTTACCCTAGAGCAAACGGTGTTGAAACTGCATATAGATACAATACGCAAGCTATGTCAAAACTTAACTACGGTAGAGTTCCAACAGCTGCTGAGTTAAAAGCTTGGGATACAGATATGATGCCAGATGGAACAGGTTTTCCAGAAGGTTCAGGCTCTGTTGAAGAGGGTGATTTACTATACGAAAAGCAATGTGCTTCTTGTCACGGCGAATTCGGAGCTGGTGGTAAGGGTTATCCTACTCTTGCTGGCGGTACAGTTGCATCACTTAAAAATCAAAGAACATGTCCAGGTAAAGATGCTCCAAAAAGAACTATCGGCTCATATTGGCCACAAGTTAGTACTCTAATCTGGTACATCCGTGATGCAATGCCATACGCGCATCCAAAAAGCCTTACTAATAATGAGTTGTATGCAATGACTGCCTACTTATTAGCTGCTAATGATATAAAAATTGATGGTGAAACATTAGATGAAGAGTTTGTTCTTGACAAAGAACAATTACTAAAAGTAGTTTTACCAAACCGTGATGGTTTTTATCCAGATGTAAACGGTCCACAAGGTGTTGAAAACGTAAGAGCTTTCTTTAAAGATCGTAAAAACTATGGTGCAGTTGGTACTCGTTGTATGAAAGATTGTAAAAAAGAGGCAGTTAAAAGCATTGGAATGGAAATTACAAATGTAGTTCCAGCATACTCAACTGTTAGAGATTTACCAGTAGAGACTTCTACAGGTTCTAAATCAGCTGCTGAAAAAATGTACGATGCTTCTTGTTCACTTTGTCATAAAACTGATGCAATGGGAGCTCCAGCTGTTGGTAATCATGATGCATGGGCTGCTGTTGTAGCACAAGGTATGGATACGGTTAATAGTCACGCTATCAAAGGATTTAATGGAATGCCTCCTAAGGGTGGAGCTATGGATCTTACAGATGAGCAAGTAAAAGATATTGTTAAATTTATGGTAGAATCTAGTAAGTAA
- the soxC gene encoding sulfite dehydrogenase, which yields MSKISENNLETTNSRRDFFKKTAVYSVSAITAAAVLAPAKLLADDENIIHHVKWGTTLGDELNKYPYGIPSKYEHNVVRRTSSLMSSAGDMHAAVSMSPLHELEGIITPNGLHFTRTHNGVAHVDPNKFRLMIHGLVEKPIVLTLDELKQYPSESRILFLECPANGAAEWKGPQFNSLQFVKGMMSNSEWTGVRLSVILDDLGIKPTAKWMLAEGSDGSEMSRTIPVEKVLDDAMIVWAQNGEALRPEQGYPVRLMLPGWEANLCIKWLKRLEFGAEPWYCKEETSKYTVLTKSGKAIQHFYPLETNSIITSPCPEKPWKNLKVGQMIEIEGLAWSGHGTITNVDVSIDGGQNYTEAQLKGLVLPKSWTRFSFMHKYDGKPLLLQSRSMDDSGNVQPTVSQEKDIIGVEGVYHRNSIVTWEVKADNSVHNVQVRTDNCPSK from the coding sequence ATGAGTAAAATTTCTGAAAATAATTTAGAAACTACTAATAGTAGAAGAGATTTCTTTAAGAAAACAGCTGTTTATTCTGTTAGTGCTATCACTGCAGCTGCTGTTTTAGCACCTGCTAAGTTGTTAGCTGATGATGAAAATATAATACACCATGTTAAGTGGGGAACAACTTTAGGTGATGAGCTTAATAAGTATCCATATGGTATTCCATCAAAATATGAGCATAATGTTGTAAGAAGAACATCAAGTCTTATGTCATCTGCTGGAGACATGCATGCTGCTGTTTCTATGTCACCATTACACGAGTTAGAAGGTATCATTACACCAAATGGTTTACACTTTACTAGAACTCACAACGGTGTTGCACATGTAGATCCTAACAAATTTAGACTTATGATTCATGGTTTAGTTGAGAAACCAATTGTTTTAACTCTTGATGAATTAAAGCAATATCCATCTGAGAGTAGAATACTTTTCTTGGAGTGCCCTGCAAATGGTGCTGCTGAATGGAAAGGTCCTCAGTTCAACTCTTTACAGTTTGTAAAAGGTATGATGAGTAACTCTGAGTGGACAGGTGTTCGTCTTTCTGTAATTCTTGATGATTTAGGTATTAAACCAACTGCAAAATGGATGTTGGCTGAAGGTTCTGATGGTTCAGAAATGAGCAGAACAATTCCTGTTGAAAAAGTTTTAGACGATGCAATGATTGTTTGGGCTCAAAATGGTGAAGCACTTAGACCAGAACAAGGTTATCCTGTTCGTTTAATGTTACCAGGCTGGGAAGCAAACCTATGTATTAAATGGTTAAAGCGTTTAGAGTTCGGTGCAGAGCCTTGGTACTGTAAAGAAGAGACTTCTAAGTATACAGTTCTTACTAAGAGCGGTAAAGCAATTCAGCATTTCTATCCATTAGAGACTAACTCGATTATTACTTCTCCATGTCCTGAAAAACCATGGAAAAATCTTAAAGTTGGTCAAATGATTGAGATAGAAGGTCTTGCATGGTCAGGTCATGGAACAATTACTAATGTAGATGTATCAATAGATGGTGGACAAAACTATACAGAAGCTCAGTTAAAAGGTTTAGTGTTACCTAAGTCATGGACTAGATTCTCGTTTATGCATAAATATGATGGTAAGCCATTATTGCTTCAGTCTCGTTCAATGGATGATAGTGGCAACGTTCAGCCAACAGTTTCTCAAGAGAAAGATATTATTGGTGTAGAAGGTGTTTATCACAGAAACTCAATTGTTACTTGGGAAGTAAAAGCAGACAATTCAGTACATAATGTTCAAGTTAGAACAGATAATTGTCCAAGTAAATAA
- the frr gene encoding ribosome recycling factor has translation MLKEIFDKCEAKMKSSIEHMQRDFKTLRTGKVTTSVLDNVRIDYYGTMTALDQVGSIIVTDATTIVVNPWEKNLLASIETAISKANVGANPNNDGEQIKLFFPAMTVDQRKESVKQMKVMGENAKVSVRNDRKNSNDQIKKLEKDKEVTADESKSAQDNIQKITDKYSTMIETILKDKEIEILKV, from the coding sequence ATGCTAAAAGAAATATTTGACAAATGTGAAGCAAAGATGAAATCAAGCATAGAGCATATGCAAAGAGATTTCAAAACGCTTAGAACAGGAAAAGTTACAACATCAGTTTTGGACAATGTAAGAATTGATTACTACGGAACTATGACAGCTCTTGACCAAGTTGGTTCTATTATTGTAACAGATGCAACGACTATAGTTGTAAACCCGTGGGAAAAAAACCTATTGGCTAGTATTGAGACAGCAATATCAAAAGCGAATGTTGGAGCAAATCCAAATAACGATGGTGAGCAAATTAAACTATTTTTCCCGGCTATGACAGTTGACCAGAGAAAAGAGTCTGTTAAACAGATGAAAGTTATGGGTGAAAATGCAAAAGTATCTGTTAGAAATGACAGAAAAAACTCAAATGACCAAATTAAAAAACTTGAAAAAGACAAAGAAGTAACTGCTGATGAGTCTAAATCTGCTCAAGACAATATACAAAAAATAACTGACAAATACTCTACAATGATTGAAACAATATTAAAAGACAAAGAAATCGAAATACTTAAAGTATAG
- a CDS encoding metal ABC transporter ATP-binding protein, with amino-acid sequence MKFKVPIFDIKNLGFSVKGQSILKNISLEIFGGEYIAIIGPNGGGKTTLIRMLLGLEKPTDGEIKIFGKKLKDFNDWHKIGYVPQRASHVDSSFPATVLDIVKMGRTSQRGFFSTYSEQDKHLVNDAMSKMDVVNLKDKMIGTLSGGQRQRVMIARALASKPEILILDEPNTGVDVLSQKRFYTLLGELNKAEGMTIVFITHDIGVIADDIARLFTINQKATVCNNPKQVLSCQEMSELYGIDAHLIHMHKHEH; translated from the coding sequence ATGAAATTTAAAGTTCCTATTTTTGACATTAAGAACTTAGGTTTTAGCGTGAAGGGTCAGAGTATCCTTAAAAACATATCACTGGAGATTTTTGGCGGGGAGTATATAGCTATAATCGGACCAAACGGTGGCGGTAAAACAACTCTTATTCGTATGCTTTTAGGTCTTGAAAAACCTACAGACGGCGAAATAAAAATATTTGGCAAAAAACTAAAAGATTTTAATGATTGGCATAAAATTGGTTATGTTCCACAGCGCGCTTCACATGTAGACTCATCTTTTCCTGCAACGGTTTTAGATATTGTGAAAATGGGAAGAACTTCTCAAAGAGGCTTTTTTTCCACATACAGCGAACAGGACAAGCATTTGGTTAATGACGCAATGTCTAAAATGGATGTTGTAAATTTAAAAGATAAGATGATAGGGACGCTCTCGGGTGGGCAAAGACAAAGAGTTATGATTGCCCGCGCCCTTGCCTCAAAGCCAGAGATTCTTATACTGGATGAGCCAAACACAGGGGTGGATGTACTCTCTCAAAAACGTTTTTATACACTCTTAGGAGAATTAAACAAGGCAGAGGGGATGACTATCGTTTTTATAACGCATGACATTGGCGTAATCGCAGATGATATAGCAAGGCTTTTTACCATAAATCAAAAAGCTACAGTCTGCAATAATCCTAAACAAGTTCTAAGCTGCCAAGAGATGAGCGAGCTTTATGGCATAGATGCTCATCTAATTCACATGCATAAGCACGAGCATTAA
- a CDS encoding thiamine-phosphate pyrophosphorylase, with amino-acid sequence MSNQLSPELFRVLDANLNRLKEGIRVVEDIMRYRDNNKTISTKLKLLRHKSKINESIELLKYRDSINDVQRATIKSELNRPNIESIIIANLKRAQESSRVLEEIYKLSSAEYSENFKYIRYELYSIEKEILTD; translated from the coding sequence ATGAGTAATCAACTTTCACCCGAGCTATTTCGGGTGCTTGATGCAAACCTAAACCGCCTTAAAGAGGGGATTAGAGTTGTTGAAGATATAATGAGATACCGCGATAATAACAAAACTATATCCACAAAGTTAAAACTCCTAAGACACAAATCAAAAATTAACGAATCAATAGAACTCCTTAAATATCGTGACAGTATCAATGATGTTCAACGGGCAACAATTAAGAGTGAATTAAACCGTCCAAACATAGAGAGTATTATTATTGCCAATCTAAAAAGAGCCCAAGAGTCATCAAGAGTTCTAGAAGAGATATATAAGCTTAGCAGTGCTGAGTATAGTGAGAATTTTAAGTATATAAGATATGAACTATACAGTATAGAGAAAGAAATTTTAACAGACTAG
- a CDS encoding methyltransferase domain-containing protein, giving the protein MKISSEFSKHALDYNTYNVIQNKVIEKLLSTVKHKPKNILDLGCGSGSVCKAIDWDYEHFTGVDFAPGMLELHPKSKKIESVYGDFNDEALFDNLLTYKYDYIFSASALQWANSLESVFASIKQLNAPVALAIFTSNTFRTLNETASISSLLRSADEVNELQKKYFNADFEILNYKLEFESTRDMFKYIKKSGVSGARKILSYKESKKLLNEYPLNYLEFEVAFIYTR; this is encoded by the coding sequence ATGAAAATTAGTTCGGAGTTTTCCAAGCATGCCCTGGATTACAATACATACAATGTGATACAAAACAAGGTAATAGAAAAACTGCTAAGCACGGTAAAACATAAACCAAAAAATATTTTAGACCTTGGTTGTGGAAGCGGTAGTGTGTGTAAAGCAATAGATTGGGATTATGAGCACTTTACCGGAGTTGATTTTGCTCCAGGGATGCTGGAACTTCACCCTAAGTCTAAAAAGATAGAGTCTGTTTACGGTGACTTTAATGATGAGGCACTATTTGATAACCTGCTTACATATAAGTATGATTATATTTTTTCAGCTTCAGCACTGCAGTGGGCGAATAGTTTAGAGAGTGTATTTGCAAGTATCAAACAACTCAATGCTCCCGTTGCACTAGCTATATTTACATCAAACACTTTTAGAACCCTAAATGAGACAGCATCTATAAGCTCACTGCTTAGAAGTGCCGATGAGGTAAATGAACTTCAAAAAAAATATTTCAACGCAGATTTTGAGATTTTAAATTATAAGCTGGAGTTTGAATCTACAAGGGATATGTTTAAATACATAAAAAAAAGCGGTGTTAGTGGAGCTAGAAAAATACTCTCATATAAAGAGAGTAAAAAGCTTCTTAATGAATACCCTCTCAACTACTTAGAGTTTGAAGTGGCGTTTATCTACACCAGATAA
- a CDS encoding Bax inhibitor-1/YccA family protein — protein MGLYDRDYARGNASTYASNSKSDTQIVSFVKETYKLFAASMMAGAVGAYVGVPMAGTIAANFIPLFILEIGLLIGLHFVKHKPGINLLVMFGFVFMTGLMLAPLLSHTLGMSGGGSIIGNAFAMTSVIFGAMSFYAIKTTKDFSGYGKPLMIALVVIIVFSIINMFMGSSLMSILISGAVVILFSILVTYDTQNIIKGAYETPIDGAIALYLDFLNIFTALLHLFGIFGRDE, from the coding sequence ATGGGACTTTACGATCGTGATTATGCAAGGGGCAATGCTTCTACTTATGCTTCTAACTCTAAGAGTGACACGCAAATAGTATCTTTTGTCAAAGAGACTTATAAATTGTTTGCTGCTTCAATGATGGCTGGCGCTGTTGGTGCTTATGTGGGTGTACCAATGGCCGGAACTATTGCTGCCAATTTTATCCCTCTATTTATTTTAGAGATTGGACTTTTAATTGGACTGCATTTTGTAAAACATAAGCCTGGCATTAATTTATTAGTAATGTTTGGTTTTGTATTTATGACGGGGCTAATGCTAGCACCTTTACTTTCTCACACGCTTGGTATGAGTGGCGGTGGAAGTATAATTGGAAATGCTTTTGCCATGACTTCAGTTATTTTTGGTGCTATGAGTTTTTATGCAATTAAAACAACAAAAGATTTTTCAGGATATGGAAAACCACTTATGATTGCTCTAGTTGTAATAATTGTTTTTTCTATAATAAATATGTTCATGGGCAGTTCATTGATGTCTATACTAATCTCAGGAGCTGTTGTTATACTGTTTAGTATCTTGGTAACATATGACACTCAAAATATAATCAAAGGTGCTTATGAAACACCTATTGACGGTGCAATTGCGCTTTATTTAGACTTTTTAAATATATTTACTGCACTTCTTCATCTATTTGGTATATTTGGAAGAGATGAGTAA
- the soxY gene encoding thiosulfate oxidation carrier protein SoxY, with translation MQRRKFLSLGAVAAAASVLPASLSATDFRATAPKAWEAATSKEAIEALFGTAAMIDGKIEIKAPKLAENGGAVPIGISSKIAVESVALFQDANPRSAVVVFELGENGVFDIKTKIKMRKTANVTVVAKGRDGKLYSAVQKVEVSIGGCGG, from the coding sequence ATGCAAAGAAGAAAATTTTTAAGTTTAGGTGCAGTAGCTGCTGCTGCATCAGTATTACCTGCTAGTTTAAGTGCTACAGATTTCAGAGCGACTGCTCCAAAAGCTTGGGAAGCTGCTACAAGTAAAGAGGCTATTGAAGCACTATTTGGAACTGCTGCAATGATTGATGGTAAAATCGAAATTAAAGCTCCTAAATTAGCTGAAAATGGTGGCGCTGTGCCAATCGGAATTAGTTCTAAAATAGCAGTAGAGTCTGTTGCTTTATTTCAAGATGCTAATCCTAGATCTGCTGTTGTAGTATTTGAATTAGGTGAAAATGGTGTTTTTGACATTAAAACTAAAATCAAAATGAGAAAAACTGCTAATGTAACTGTTGTTGCAAAAGGTAGAGATGGTAAATTATACTCAGCTGTACAAAAAGTAGAAGTTTCTATTGGTGGTTGTGGAGGTTGA
- a CDS encoding MBL fold metallo-hydrolase has protein sequence MIKKMINPLVVSAIALLPMMTACSDATAESASAATTAAKVVKSDEFDYKLKPKQVSENVWCFFGAIEAPTKENAGNMANNCYVKTDDSFVVFDTGPSFIFAKQAYDAMSKVAGPLPVKVVVNSHEHDDHWLGNDFYKQTFGAELIGPSIINKKYKAGDQTRMYRVLPKNAIAGTNIIPVDRTLTENYKFNLKGIDFEVITIGVKAHTAEDYFLFMPKSKVLFAGDLVMNGRITSGRDGAVLGQIKALDMIDAKGWETLIPGHGFITDKTAVNEARDYFTFMRDRVAKAIEDGVDAADIQGKVPMIEFKEKAMYDILHNNNLDFAYQEIEMM, from the coding sequence ATGATAAAAAAAATGATTAATCCGTTAGTAGTATCTGCTATAGCTTTACTTCCAATGATGACGGCTTGTTCAGACGCTACTGCTGAATCAGCTTCAGCGGCAACAACTGCAGCAAAAGTTGTAAAAAGTGATGAATTTGATTACAAATTGAAACCAAAACAAGTTAGTGAGAATGTATGGTGTTTCTTTGGAGCAATTGAGGCACCAACAAAAGAAAATGCTGGTAATATGGCAAATAACTGTTATGTAAAAACAGATGACAGCTTTGTAGTATTTGATACAGGACCATCATTTATTTTTGCAAAACAAGCATATGATGCTATGAGTAAAGTAGCTGGCCCATTGCCTGTTAAAGTTGTTGTTAACTCTCATGAGCATGATGATCACTGGTTAGGTAATGATTTTTACAAGCAAACATTTGGTGCAGAGTTAATTGGGCCATCAATAATTAATAAAAAATACAAAGCTGGTGATCAAACTAGAATGTATAGAGTTTTACCAAAAAATGCAATTGCTGGTACAAATATTATACCAGTAGATAGAACACTTACAGAAAACTATAAGTTTAATCTAAAAGGTATTGATTTTGAAGTTATAACGATTGGTGTAAAAGCACATACTGCTGAAGATTATTTCCTTTTCATGCCAAAGTCTAAAGTATTATTTGCTGGTGACTTAGTAATGAATGGTCGTATAACTTCTGGCCGTGATGGAGCAGTTCTTGGTCAAATCAAAGCACTTGATATGATTGATGCTAAAGGTTGGGAAACATTAATTCCAGGACACGGTTTTATTACAGACAAAACAGCTGTTAACGAAGCAAGAGACTATTTCACATTTATGAGAGATAGAGTTGCTAAAGCTATTGAAGATGGTGTAGATGCTGCTGATATTCAAGGTAAAGTGCCAATGATAGAGTTTAAAGAAAAAGCAATGTATGATATTTTACATAACAACAATCTTGATTTTGCATATCAAGAAATTGAGATGATGTAA
- a CDS encoding metal ABC transporter substrate-binding protein — translation MNLKNTIFIAVIILFIFQLIVMKQDAKIKETTHKPTIALSTFSLYDIAINLVGDTAEPFLILPLGVDAHSYEPSPKEVIKLYKSDLVVYSGAGLEPWIDGFDFKNKAIDMSLHVELKNFIEDGQDKENHNHSDSKVDPHYWLDLQNMIKATEFITKELIALLPANRELYSKNRDTYVDMLKRLHKDYKEKLSTCRVSTIIVNHNAFSYISNIYGFNIEALSGLSPDAQPSAKSMLTLIEHVKEHNISTIFFESFASDKAIKSIATEAKVSVNTLQPLGNITADEAEKNLSYEDIMRSNLEKISKALECR, via the coding sequence ATGAACTTAAAAAATACCATATTTATTGCTGTGATTATACTTTTTATTTTTCAGTTAATAGTTATGAAGCAAGATGCAAAAATAAAAGAGACCACTCATAAGCCAACTATTGCACTTAGCACATTCTCTTTATATGATATAGCAATAAATCTTGTCGGCGATACAGCAGAACCTTTTTTAATTTTACCTTTGGGTGTTGACGCACATAGCTATGAGCCTTCGCCCAAAGAGGTGATAAAGCTCTATAAAAGTGATTTGGTAGTTTACAGCGGAGCAGGTCTGGAGCCATGGATAGATGGTTTTGATTTTAAAAACAAAGCTATCGACATGAGCCTACATGTAGAGTTAAAAAACTTTATAGAAGATGGGCAGGACAAAGAGAATCATAACCATTCTGACAGCAAAGTTGATCCCCATTATTGGCTTGATTTACAAAATATGATAAAAGCGACAGAGTTTATTACCAAAGAACTTATAGCACTCTTGCCGGCTAACAGAGAGCTTTATAGTAAAAATAGAGATACTTATGTTGATATGCTAAAAAGACTTCACAAAGATTATAAAGAAAAACTCTCTACATGTAGAGTCTCTACAATTATCGTAAACCACAATGCTTTTTCATATATCTCAAACATTTATGGCTTTAATATAGAGGCTCTTAGCGGTCTCTCTCCTGATGCGCAGCCGAGCGCAAAAAGTATGCTGACTTTGATTGAGCATGTTAAAGAGCACAATATCTCAACCATATTTTTTGAGAGTTTCGCAAGCGATAAAGCTATTAAAAGCATAGCCACTGAAGCGAAGGTAAGTGTTAATACTCTCCAGCCTCTTGGAAATATTACGGCTGATGAAGCAGAGAAAAACCTTAGTTATGAAGATATTATGAGAAGCAATTTAGAAAAAATTTCAAAGGCCCTTGAGTGCAGATGA